In a genomic window of Gossypium arboreum isolate Shixiya-1 chromosome 7, ASM2569848v2, whole genome shotgun sequence:
- the LOC128295402 gene encoding uncharacterized protein LOC128295402 has translation MEKGVYCFRERICEPKDTELRQLIHREAHSSPYAMHPGRNKMYYNLHKLYWWPGIKREKLAKLYVSEIVRLHGTDGQSERMFQILKDMLRSYVIEFRGSWEDYLPLAEFAYNNSYQSSIQMEPYKALYGRRCHTPSCWIELGERRVLGPELVSDTEDKFRLIRD, from the exons ATGGAAAAAGGGGTATATTGTTTCCGTGAGAGAATCTGTGAACCGAAAGACACTGAATTGAGGCAGTTGATACAtagagaggcgcatagtagcccttatgctatgcatcctggaagAAATAAGATGTATTATAACCTTCATaagttatactggtggccaggaatTAAACGTGAG AAGCTGGCTAAGTTGTATgtatctgagatagtgagactgcatggg actgatggtcaatctgagaggatGTTTCAGATACTAAAAGACATGTTGAGGAGTTACGTGATTgagttccgaggtagttgggaagatTATTTGCCACTGGcggagtttgcttataacaacagctatcagtctagcattcagatggAACCTTacaaggcattatatggtcgtaggtgtcacaCTCCTTCatgttggattgagttgggtGAACGGCGTGTTCTGGGCCCTGAATTGGTCTCTGATACCGAGGATAAATTTAGACTGATTCGAGACTGA
- the LOC108464315 gene encoding auxin response factor 8-like, which produces MSEETKLDMKLSASGQGQQAHEGENKCLNLELWHACAGPLVCLPTVGTRVVYFPQGHSEQVAATTNKEVDTHIPNYPDLPPQLICQLQNVTMHADVETDEVYAQMSLQPLTPEEQKGAFLPMELGIPSKQPTNYFYKTLTASDTSTHGGFSVPRRAAEKVFPPLDFSQQPPAQELIARDLHDIEWKFRHIFRGQPKRHLLTTGWSVFVSAKRLVAGDSVLFIWNEKNQLLLGIRRATRPQTVMPSSVLSSDSMHIGLLAAAAHAAATNSCFTVFYNPRASPSDFIIPLSKYVKAVFHTRVSVGMRFRMLFETEESSVRRYMGTITGISSLDPVRWPNSHWRSVKVGWDESTTGERQPRVSLWEIEPLTTFPMYPSLFPLRLKRPWHPGSSSLFDNRDDISNGLTWLRGGSGEQGLQSLNLQSFCSYPWMQQKLDLSFPGNDYNLQYQHMLANGLQNLGSGDPPRQQLQQSFQYVQQPGSHNLLLQQQQQQQQQQQSVSQLVPHNIVQAQQSIIRIESFLPVPGREQVGNQSEEQAQQQHNMTQSDQLQQRRQLNVPSSFLKPDFIDSGSGPPVLDMLGSLCPESSANLLNFSTTGQSMLADQLPQLSWAPKYAHLNVNTFAGSTSVPQVSPGKDATVELDIGTSDAQNSTFFGVNDDSFGLLLPTSMRGFTTSSSEADMPSIPLGDPSFQNPLYGCMQYSSELQSTGQVDPPTSSRTFIKVYKSGSVGRSLDISRFSSYHELREELAQMFGIEGKLEDPLRSGWQLVFVDRENDILLLGDDPWEAFVNNVWYIKILSPEDVQKMG; this is translated from the exons ATGAGTGAAG AAACTAAGCTTGATATGAAGCTTTCAGCATCAGGCCAGGGTCAGCAGGCTCATGAAG GGGAAAACAAGTGCTTGAACTTAGAGCTATGGCATGCCTGCGCTGGCCCACTGGTTTGTCTACCAACTGTGGGGACCCGTGTGGTCTACTTTCCTCAGGGTCATAGCGAGCAG GTAGCAGCCACCACTAACAAGGAGGTTGACACTCACATTCCGAATTACCCGGACTTGCCTCCCCAGTTGATATGTCAGCTCCAAAATGTTACCATGCAC GCTGATGTTGAGACAGATGAAGTATATGCCCAAATGTCGTTGCAGCCTTTGACGCCT GAAGAGCAGAAGGGTGCATTTCTTCCTATGGAGTTGGGAATTCCAAGCAAGCAGCCAACCAATTATTTCTACAAGACACTGACAGCAAGTGACACTAGTACCCATGGCGGTTTTTCTGTTCCTCGTCGTGCTGCTGAGAAAGTCTTTCCGCCACTG GACTTCTCACAGCAGCCTCCAGCTCAGGAACTTATTGCAAGGGATCTTCATGACATTGAGTGGAAATTTAGACATATATTTAGAG GACAGCCTAAACGCCACCTTCTTACTACAGGCTGGAGTGTGTTTGTTAGTGCCAAGAGACTTGTTGCAGGGGATTCTGTTCTTTTTATTTG GAATGAAAAGAACCAGCTTCTTTTGGGAATTCGCCGTGCCACTCGTCCACAAACTGTAATGCCATCATCTGTTTTATCTAGTGATAGCATGCACATTGGACTACTTGCTGCTGCAGCTCATGCTGCGGCAACTAATAGCTGCTTTACAGTATTTTATAATCCAAG GGCTAGCCCATCTGATTTTATAATACCCCTTTCAAAATATGTCAAAGCTGTTTTCCACACACGTGTCTCGGTTGGGATGCGTTTTCGGATGCTTTTTGAGACAGAAGAATCAAGTGTTCGTAG GTATATGGGTACAATAACTGGTATAAGTAGTTTGGATCCTGTTCGTTGGCCAAATTCTCATTGGCGGTCTGTGAAG GTTGGTTGGGATGAGTCAACAACAGGTGAGAGGCAGCCAAGGGTATCATTGTGGGAGATTGAGCCTTTAACAACATTTCCAATGTATCCATCTCTATTTCCCCTCAGATTGAAACGCCCTTGGCATCCGGGTTCCTCATCTTTGTTTG ATAACAGAGATGATATATCTAATGGGTTAACGTGGCTAAGGGGAGGATCTGGAGAGCAAGGACTACAATCTCTGAATCTTCAGTCCTTCTGCTCATATCCATGGATGCAGCAGAAACTAGATTTGAGTTTCCCTGGAAATGATTATAATCTGCAGTACCAACATATGCTGGCCAATGGGTTGCAGAACTTGGGAAGCGGGGATCCGCCGAGACAGCAGTTGCAGCAATCTTTTCAATATGTTCAACAGCCAGGCAGCCATAATTTACTgttgcagcagcagcagcagcagcagcagcagcagcagtctGTTTCACAGTTAGTTCCACACAACATTGTGCAGGCACAGCAATCCATAATTCGAATCGAGAGCTTTCTCCCAGTCCCTGGACGGGAACAAGTAGGCAATCAATCGGAGGAACAGGCTCAGCAGCAGCATAACATGACTCAAAGTGATCAGCTCCAGCAGAGGCGGCAGTTGAATGTGCCTTCATCATTTCTGAAACCAGATTTTATTGACTCAGGATCTGGTCCCCCTGTTCTGGATATGCTGGGTTCCTTGTGTCCTGAAAGCAGTGCAAATCTTTTGAACTTCTCCACAACTGGTCAGTCAATGCTAGCTGACCAGTTACCCCAACTGTCCTGGGCTCCGAAGTATGCTCATTTGAATGTAAATACCTTTGCTGGTTCAACATCAGTTCCACAAGTTTCTCCTGGAAAAGATGCTACGGTAGAACTAGATATTGGTACCTCTGATGCCCAGAATTCTACTTTTTTTGGTGTTAACGACGATTCATTTGGCCTTCTACTGCCCACCTCAATGCGTGGTTTCACTACATCTTCAAGTGAAGCTGATATGCCCTCAATTCCATTAGGGGATCCCTCATTCCAGAATCCTTTGTATGGTTGCATGCAATACTCTTCAGAGTTGCAGAGCACAGGGCAAGTGGACCCACCAACTTCATCTCGAACATTTATCAAG GTTTATAAATCAGGGTCGGTGGGGCGCTCATTGGACATCTCCCGGTTCAGCAGCTATCATGAGCTGCGAGAGGAGCTGGCTCAGATGTTTGGAATTGAGGGGAAGTTGGAAGACCCTCTTAGATCAGGCTGGCAGCTTGTATTTGTCGACAGGGAGAATGATATTCTTCTCCTTGGAGACGACCCATGGGA GGCATTTGTGAATAATGTTTGGTACATAAAGATACTTTCACCAGAGGATGTGCAGAAGATGGGATAG